The following are encoded together in the Chloroherpetonaceae bacterium genome:
- a CDS encoding PLP-dependent aspartate aminotransferase family protein — translation MKKFGFTTRAIHYGQEPDAATGAVVPMLSMATTYKQDGINQPRGGFEYSRAQNPTRAQLEKVLAGLENATYSNAFASGLAALAGLMSLFVPGDHIIAGDDLYGGTVRYFNQVLAKYGLTFSYVDTTNLDAIEQAITPKTKLIYLESPTNPMLRLSDLAAVAEIAKRYGLLMAVDNTFASPYLQNPLDFGADVVLHSSTKYLGGHSDIVGGALMTNHPQLYEHFCFQQKAVGAVPSPFDCWLLMRSVKTLSLRVREQCQNAQAVAEFLSEQVGIEKVYYPGLPSHPQYELAKRQMPRGFGGIVSVDLGSRRRVETFIKHLEIFTFAESLGCVESLVCYPWEMTHAAVPVERRLQLGLTEGLIRLSVGIEDKEDLIADLQTALAKTLPETQLAR, via the coding sequence ATGAAGAAATTTGGCTTTACGACGCGCGCTATTCACTATGGGCAAGAGCCTGATGCAGCGACTGGTGCAGTAGTGCCGATGCTGTCTATGGCAACAACCTATAAGCAAGATGGCATCAATCAGCCGCGAGGGGGCTTCGAGTATTCACGAGCGCAAAATCCAACCCGCGCGCAGCTCGAGAAAGTGCTGGCAGGGTTAGAGAATGCGACATACAGCAACGCATTTGCTTCAGGTTTAGCGGCGCTAGCAGGCTTGATGAGCCTCTTTGTGCCAGGCGACCATATTATCGCTGGTGACGACCTCTACGGCGGCACAGTGCGCTACTTCAATCAAGTCCTCGCAAAATACGGGCTGACGTTTTCATATGTGGACACCACAAACTTGGATGCCATAGAGCAGGCGATTACACCAAAGACCAAGCTGATTTACTTGGAGTCACCAACGAATCCAATGCTTCGTCTCTCCGACCTGGCGGCGGTGGCAGAAATCGCAAAGCGCTATGGGCTGCTAATGGCGGTGGATAACACGTTCGCAAGTCCGTATTTGCAAAATCCACTGGATTTCGGAGCCGATGTGGTGCTGCATAGTTCAACCAAGTATCTTGGTGGACACTCCGATATTGTGGGTGGCGCATTAATGACCAATCATCCGCAGCTCTACGAACACTTCTGCTTTCAGCAAAAAGCAGTTGGCGCAGTGCCTTCACCATTCGATTGCTGGCTGTTGATGCGCTCGGTCAAAACCCTTTCGCTACGGGTGCGAGAACAGTGCCAAAATGCGCAGGCAGTGGCGGAGTTTCTGTCGGAACAAGTGGGGATTGAGAAAGTGTATTACCCCGGCCTACCCTCTCATCCGCAGTATGAATTAGCCAAGCGCCAAATGCCAAGAGGATTCGGTGGTATCGTGTCGGTAGATTTAGGTTCTCGTCGCCGTGTAGAGACCTTCATCAAACACTTAGAAATCTTCACCTTTGCAGAAAGTTTGGGCTGTGTGGAGAGCTTGGTGTGCTACCCATGGGAGATGACGCATGCAGCGGTGCCCGTAGAGCGCCGCTTGCAACTCGGACTCACCGAAGGCTTAATTCGGCTCTCGGTAGGCATTGAGGATAAAGAGGATTTAATTGCTGACTTGCAGACCGCACTGGCAAAGACCTTGCCTGAAACACAGTTAGCACGCTAA
- a CDS encoding DUF3467 domain-containing protein: MNDNSIKEETMNPEQPQQPIQINIEVDEKTAEGIYSNFVLINHSPAEFVIDFTRLLPGIAKARVSARIIMTPQHAKSLLFALQDNIQKYESVFGPIKMLGEEPSQTQMGFRIDGKNKPS; the protein is encoded by the coding sequence ATGAATGACAACTCAATCAAAGAAGAAACGATGAACCCTGAACAACCGCAGCAACCGATTCAAATCAATATTGAGGTTGATGAAAAGACTGCAGAAGGCATTTATTCAAACTTTGTGTTAATCAATCACTCACCTGCAGAATTTGTAATAGACTTCACGCGGCTGTTGCCCGGCATTGCGAAAGCGAGGGTGAGTGCCAGAATTATTATGACGCCGCAGCATGCAAAGTCGCTACTCTTTGCGCTGCAAGATAATATCCAGAAGTATGAAAGCGTCTTTGGGCCGATTAAAATGCTGGGTGAAGAACCGTCACAGACCCAGATGGGCTTTCGCATTGACGGAAAAAACAAGCCATCGTGA
- a CDS encoding NYN domain-containing protein has product MRRVVVDGYNLAHKLGKKLSRQTLSSVRSELEQALQRYAMRYNAKVTLVYDGRGVIGRSESLGMLEVVFTPSGESADKHIKALIDQAPSKASLTVVSSDCSIRHYAKVSGVASESAETFLEALRHVVLPPEEKTVPEAKPDDLDAKPSQLTDEEVEEWKKLFGASVPKSK; this is encoded by the coding sequence ATGAGACGCGTGGTTGTTGATGGATATAACTTGGCGCACAAGTTGGGCAAAAAGCTCTCGCGGCAGACCTTATCCAGTGTTCGCAGCGAGCTTGAGCAAGCATTGCAGCGCTATGCGATGCGCTATAACGCCAAAGTAACGCTAGTCTACGATGGGCGTGGTGTGATAGGGCGCTCGGAATCGTTGGGCATGCTGGAAGTGGTTTTTACGCCTTCTGGAGAAAGCGCAGATAAGCACATCAAAGCGCTGATTGACCAAGCGCCCTCGAAGGCAAGTCTGACTGTAGTGAGTTCAGACTGCAGCATTCGGCACTATGCAAAGGTGTCAGGAGTCGCAAGTGAGTCGGCTGAGACATTTCTGGAAGCGTTACGGCATGTGGTCTTGCCGCCAGAAGAAAAGACAGTCCCAGAAGCCAAACCAGATGACTTAGATGCGAAGCCGAGCCAGCTGACTGATGAAGAAGTAGAGGAATGGAAAAAACTGTTTGGCGCATCAGTGCCGAAGAGTAAGTAG
- a CDS encoding HAD family hydrolase — MKNSQAILFSLDVLTKQRTECEETRELYMEISAAQFPHLHKHLALYDIQKIAESSLIVFNACVEQTMMRDLRAPNLAVIVGRAIAQALHREATIEEITEVMMVARRMMNFSLSRRFAACLIALQKSGYMLGIVANSPLSAFILADAFEDMGIVRRFETIITSSDAGYFKPSPKIFQLAIESMRCAEENVIVVGSNLERDLLPVEQMAVKKVYINNYRKRQRLPKGFYRLSALEELPSLDMKKLSRGD, encoded by the coding sequence ATGAAAAATTCTCAAGCTATTCTCTTCAGCCTTGATGTGCTCACCAAGCAGCGAACCGAATGTGAAGAAACGCGTGAGCTGTATATGGAAATTTCGGCGGCACAATTTCCTCATCTGCATAAACATCTGGCACTTTATGACATTCAAAAGATTGCGGAATCATCGCTCATCGTGTTCAATGCATGCGTAGAGCAAACGATGATGCGCGACTTACGAGCGCCGAATCTGGCGGTGATTGTGGGGCGAGCTATTGCACAGGCCCTGCATCGTGAAGCCACAATTGAAGAGATTACAGAGGTGATGATGGTGGCGCGACGAATGATGAACTTTTCACTCTCACGGCGCTTTGCTGCCTGTCTGATTGCTTTGCAGAAAAGCGGGTATATGCTGGGGATTGTTGCAAATAGCCCTCTTTCGGCTTTTATTTTGGCTGATGCATTTGAAGATATGGGGATTGTGCGCCGATTCGAGACCATCATTACCTCCAGCGATGCGGGATACTTTAAGCCCAGTCCCAAGATTTTCCAGCTGGCAATCGAGTCTATGCGGTGCGCTGAGGAAAATGTAATTGTAGTCGGCTCCAACTTGGAGCGAGACCTTTTGCCTGTAGAGCAGATGGCTGTCAAGAAAGTGTATATCAACAACTACCGAAAACGGCAGCGCTTGCCCAAAGGATTTTATCGCCTCTCTGCCTTAGAAGAACTCCCCTCGCTGGATATGAAGAAACTCTCGCGAGGCGATTAG
- the mltG gene encoding endolytic transglycosylase MltG, whose protein sequence is MRIFWRIVSKLLFLLFMLGVVALAFAYMYLFKSSLNSVHYDQPKLVKIHRGMTFSQIVSELQKEGVIKHALPLQIVARFMPELTNIKPGRYYIPSGMTSVELLRFMYSRKQDEVRIRIPEVSRGAQVAQIIGQNLDIDSATFMRAFTSKELLRELGVDAPNFEGYFLANTYNLPWSSTAEDVIRFFVKELRKVFNDSLREVARKRGLTEVEVLTLASIVEAETSLPSERPLVASVYLNRLERGMLLQADPTFIYAAMLENDYDGNPNNPKHRKRDSPYNTYLYRGLPPGPIGNPTKESILAVLNPAKTPYLFFVATGYGGHRFAETAEEHAANAARYYARRKELRDSLRALQHALDN, encoded by the coding sequence ATGCGCATCTTTTGGAGAATCGTCTCAAAACTTCTTTTCCTGCTCTTTATGCTGGGTGTGGTGGCACTGGCATTTGCATATATGTATCTCTTCAAATCGTCGCTCAACTCCGTGCACTACGATCAACCCAAGCTGGTTAAAATTCATCGTGGGATGACTTTTTCGCAAATCGTGTCGGAACTGCAGAAAGAGGGCGTTATCAAGCATGCGCTTCCTTTGCAAATTGTGGCACGCTTTATGCCAGAGCTAACCAACATCAAGCCTGGGCGATACTATATTCCAAGCGGAATGACCAGCGTCGAGCTGCTGCGTTTTATGTATTCACGCAAGCAGGATGAGGTGCGCATTCGCATTCCAGAAGTCTCGCGCGGTGCACAGGTGGCGCAAATTATCGGGCAAAATCTGGATATTGATTCAGCAACCTTTATGCGTGCCTTTACCAGCAAAGAACTGCTCCGAGAACTGGGCGTCGATGCACCGAACTTTGAAGGCTACTTTCTTGCTAATACTTACAACCTGCCCTGGTCTTCGACAGCCGAAGATGTAATTCGCTTCTTTGTGAAAGAATTGCGCAAAGTGTTTAACGATAGCTTGCGAGAAGTGGCGCGTAAAAGGGGGCTAACAGAAGTAGAAGTCCTAACGCTTGCGTCTATCGTGGAAGCAGAAACGAGCTTACCATCGGAGCGCCCACTGGTGGCAAGCGTCTATCTCAATCGCTTGGAGAGAGGTATGCTGCTGCAAGCAGACCCAACTTTCATCTATGCAGCTATGCTCGAGAACGACTACGATGGCAACCCTAACAATCCCAAACACCGCAAGCGCGACTCGCCCTACAACACATATCTCTATCGCGGACTGCCGCCCGGCCCAATTGGCAACCCAACCAAAGAATCTATTTTGGCGGTGCTTAACCCTGCTAAGACACCCTATCTTTTTTTTGTCGCAACTGGATACGGCGGACACCGATTTGCTGAGACCGCTGAAGAACACGCAGCCAATGCCGCACGCTACTATGCACGCCGCAAAGAGCTGCGCGATAGCCTCAGAGCCTTGCAGCATGCATTAGACAACTAA
- a CDS encoding histidine triad nucleotide-binding protein, whose translation MARSLYKDDCIFCKIAAEKIPSKKVISTDKVVAFHDINPVAPVHILIVPKIHIETLNDLTADDAELVGSLFIAAKDIAKSLEIAESGYRTVVNCNREGGQTVFHLHVHLIAGKPMGWPPFPM comes from the coding sequence ATGGCACGCTCGCTCTACAAGGATGACTGCATTTTTTGCAAAATCGCAGCAGAAAAAATCCCGTCGAAAAAAGTGATAAGCACGGACAAAGTTGTTGCCTTTCACGACATTAATCCTGTTGCACCCGTGCATATTCTGATTGTCCCGAAAATTCATATTGAGACGCTGAACGACCTAACTGCTGACGATGCAGAACTGGTCGGGAGCCTATTTATCGCTGCAAAAGACATTGCCAAGTCGCTAGAAATTGCGGAGAGCGGATATCGAACCGTTGTGAACTGCAACCGTGAGGGTGGACAGACGGTCTTTCATTTGCATGTGCATCTTATTGCAGGTAAGCCAATGGGCTGGCCGCCGTTCCCGATGTGA
- a CDS encoding tetratricopeptide repeat protein produces the protein MATENLRIAQLRKFLEKDPNDSFSRYALALELLNANQLQEAQSEFETLLQNDPNYTATYYHLGKLYEKQGHPEKAKALYEKGILLTQQQGDAHANKELREALFMLTGGDDD, from the coding sequence ATGGCAACGGAGAACTTGCGCATTGCACAGCTAAGAAAGTTTTTGGAAAAAGACCCGAACGATTCATTTTCACGCTATGCGCTAGCGTTGGAACTTCTGAATGCGAACCAGTTGCAAGAGGCGCAGAGCGAGTTTGAAACCTTGCTCCAAAACGACCCAAACTACACGGCAACCTACTACCATTTGGGAAAACTTTACGAAAAACAAGGTCATCCTGAAAAAGCCAAGGCACTCTACGAAAAGGGAATTCTCCTAACGCAGCAGCAAGGAGATGCACACGCTAACAAGGAACTGCGTGAAGCGCTCTTTATGCTGACAGGGGGCGATGACGATTGA